AAGTGCAAGAAAATCTGCAAACCTTAATCCTAATAATGGTACTCCATTTATTTTTATTGGAGACCTCTATGCTTCAAGTTCTTCAAGCTGTGGGAAATCAGATTTCGAAAAACAAGCTGTTTATTGGATTGCGGTTGATCAGTATTTTATTGCCCGTTCAAAAGGTAATGAAGATGCAGCTAAAAGAATAAGCAAATATTCACAACATTTCCCTACAAAAGAAGAATCATTTTATCAAGAGCCACCTATAAAAGATGGTGCTAATTATTCTATCGGATGCTGGATTAATGCTACTACTAAAGCAAGATTTAACGAATAGAAATTTTAAGAAGAGGTTTATTTTGAAAACTTTTAATTACAATTTTATGTTTAAGCCTCAAATATTATTTTTCTTTATTATTATTTTTCTACTTTTTTTTTCAGCTTGTAACAAAGCAAAACTCGAAGATGTAGAAGCACTCACAAATGAAGAAGTATTTCCTGCCGAAATAGCAAAAGATATTGAATTTACATTTAGTGATTCTGGAAAAGTTAAAGGAATATTACTTGCTCCACTAATGGAATCATACCAAGGAAGTGCTCCTTACCGTGAAATGAAAAAAGGACTTACAGTTACTTTTTATAACAATAATATTCCAAGTAGTTTTTTACGTGCCAATTACGGAATTCAGCATATCAATAAAAAATTAATTGAAGTAAAAGGAAATGTTGTGGTAGTAAACACAAATAATGATACACTTACAACTGAACAATTATTTTGGAATCAAAGAAAAGCAAAAGTATATTCCGAAAAATATGTTAGAGTTAGAAGAAAAAATGAAATAATAAAAAGTCAAGGTTTTGAATCTGACCCGGAATTCAAAGAATATAAATTTTATGATATTAGAGGAGTAATTAATTTAAAGGAAACTGAAGATGAAGAATAAAATAACGAATTGTAATTTTCGACCTAAATAGTGTTAACTTTTTAGGTTCTATGTTGATTTGTGTGGGTGAAAAAAAAAATTAAAGCCACAGACTTCGTCTGTCGAAGACAAGCTAAGTGTAATAGAAAAATGACTACGTCTGTCGAAGACAGATTCACAGATTAAAATTATTTTATATGCAATATTCTAATAAGATATATCCTTTAATCCAAATATATTGAGATTTGGCGAAAATTCATTAATTAGTACCTCTTAGAAAACTAAAGAAAATTCTGCATATCCTCTGCTCAACCCTTTGTCCCCTAAAGAGAATGCCATCACTTAGTGAGTTGGGTTTTCCCCTTTAAGGAATTTAAGGGGTACAGGTAGACAAATAATGAGTTTTCTTATAAGCACTAATTACAAAAAGAGTAATTTTGTAATCTGTGAATCAAATTTGATTACCCACAGTATTTGACATAGAACCACTTTTTATAATTATTCCTGTGACTTTTTAAAATCTTCCAGAAATGTTTTTAATCCACTATCTGTTAAAGGATGATTTAACAATTTTAGGATATTCTCGGGAGGGCAAGTAACAACATCAGCACCTAATTCAGCACATTTTACAATATGCATAGGACTTCTTATTGAAGCAGCAAGGATTTCTGTCTTAAAATTCTGCATAGAAAAAATATGAGTAAGTTGCTCTATTAATTCAATCCCATCTCTTGAAATATCATCCAACCTACCTAAAAATGGAGAAATATATGTAGCACCTGCTTTTGCTGCTAAAATTGCTTGACCAGCAGAAAAAACCAAAGTACAATTTGTTTTTATTCCTTCTGAAGTTAATTGTTTGATTGCTTTCAAACCATCTTTTATCATAGGCACTTTTACAACAATGTTATCATCAATTGCAGCAAGCTCTCTTGCTTCTTTTAGCATTGTCTCAAAATCAGTAGCTATTACTTCCGCACTAACATCACCATCAACAATTTCGCATATTTTTTTATAATGATTTCTAATATTTTTTTCACCTTTAATACCTTCCTTTGCCATTAAAGATGGATTTGTTGTTACGCCATCTAAAATACCTAAGTCCATTACTTCTTTTATTTTTTCAATATTAGCTGTATCAGCAAAAAATTTCATAGTTCAAAATTATTTTGAGTGTTGAAAATGTCATAAAAAAAGGTAAGCTACCTGTATCGCACTGCTCAACCAAAACTACCTTGCTACATTCCTGTCCTGGGGTACATAAAGGGAGCTAGTCGTACAGGGCTTACCCACCGCAAAGATAAAAACATTTAGGTTACTAAAAAGAAATGATTGTAAAAATATTTTAAATTATTTGAATTAAAAACACTAATAAAGGGAGGTTTTATAAATACATTCGC
Above is a genomic segment from Bacteroidota bacterium containing:
- the lptC gene encoding LPS export ABC transporter periplasmic protein LptC codes for the protein MFKPQILFFFIIIFLLFFSACNKAKLEDVEALTNEEVFPAEIAKDIEFTFSDSGKVKGILLAPLMESYQGSAPYREMKKGLTVTFYNNNIPSSFLRANYGIQHINKKLIEVKGNVVVVNTNNDTLTTEQLFWNQRKAKVYSEKYVRVRRKNEIIKSQGFESDPEFKEYKFYDIRGVINLKETEDEE
- the fsa gene encoding fructose-6-phosphate aldolase is translated as MKFFADTANIEKIKEVMDLGILDGVTTNPSLMAKEGIKGEKNIRNHYKKICEIVDGDVSAEVIATDFETMLKEARELAAIDDNIVVKVPMIKDGLKAIKQLTSEGIKTNCTLVFSAGQAILAAKAGATYISPFLGRLDDISRDGIELIEQLTHIFSMQNFKTEILAASIRSPMHIVKCAELGADVVTCPPENILKLLNHPLTDSGLKTFLEDFKKSQE